The Vibrio pomeroyi genome window below encodes:
- a CDS encoding 3-ketoacyl-ACP reductase FabG2 produces MTRQVLVTGASKGIGKAIAIQLAKDGFEIAVHYMGDKQGAEETLQSITEQGGAGRLIQFDISNRCECREKLESDIAEHGAYYGVVNNAGITRDTAFPAMTEEEWDGVVHTNLDSFYNVLHPCVMPMVQKRKGGRIVTLASVSGIMGNRGQTNYAAAKAGVIGATKSLALELAKRKITVNCVAPGLIDTGMVDEHVKDHALPQVPLRRMGEPEEVAGLVSYLMSDIAGYVTRQVISVNGGLV; encoded by the coding sequence TTTTAGTCACTGGTGCCAGCAAAGGCATTGGTAAAGCGATCGCTATTCAACTCGCGAAAGACGGATTTGAAATCGCCGTTCATTACATGGGTGACAAGCAAGGCGCTGAAGAGACTCTACAATCGATCACCGAACAAGGTGGCGCAGGGCGTCTTATCCAATTTGATATCAGCAACCGCTGCGAATGTCGCGAAAAGCTTGAGTCTGATATTGCTGAACATGGCGCTTACTACGGTGTGGTAAACAACGCGGGTATTACTCGTGACACCGCATTCCCAGCAATGACGGAAGAAGAGTGGGATGGCGTGGTCCATACCAACCTAGATAGCTTCTACAACGTACTTCACCCTTGTGTGATGCCTATGGTTCAAAAGCGTAAAGGTGGTCGAATCGTCACGCTGGCGTCTGTATCAGGAATTATGGGTAACCGTGGTCAAACTAACTATGCGGCGGCAAAAGCTGGTGTGATTGGCGCAACTAAGTCTCTTGCTTTAGAACTCGCAAAACGCAAGATCACCGTAAACTGTGTGGCTCCTGGCTTAATCGATACCGGCATGGTTGATGAGCACGTGAAAGATCATGCGCTTCCTCAAGTACCACTACGCCGCATGGGTGAACCAGAAGAAGTGGCAGGCCTAGTCAGCTATCTAATGTCTGATATTGCAGGCTACGTAACTCGCCAAGT